A genome region from Alistipes dispar includes the following:
- the rimP gene encoding ribosome assembly cofactor RimP — MIDTKKITEAAERHLEGTDMFVVECTSTPGNEIELTIDSDTSVGIDACVALSRAVEADLDRDAEDFSLTVASAGIGSELRTLRQYRKLVGRPVEVLLTNGVKILAHLDEATDEGVTLSYEEKQAVEGRKRKQPVKVTRSYPFAQIKYTKEWLDFK, encoded by the coding sequence ATGATCGACACGAAAAAGATAACCGAAGCGGCGGAACGCCATCTCGAAGGGACCGACATGTTCGTCGTGGAGTGCACCTCGACGCCGGGCAACGAAATCGAACTGACGATCGACAGCGACACGTCGGTCGGCATCGACGCCTGCGTGGCGCTGAGCCGCGCCGTGGAGGCCGACCTCGACCGCGATGCGGAGGACTTCTCGCTGACGGTCGCCTCGGCGGGCATCGGCTCCGAGCTGCGCACGCTGCGGCAGTACCGCAAACTCGTCGGACGCCCGGTGGAGGTGCTGCTCACGAACGGCGTGAAGATCCTGGCCCACCTCGACGAGGCGACCGACGAAGGCGTCACCCTCTCCTACGAGGAGAAGCAGGCCGTGGAGGGCAGGAAGCGCAAGCAGCCGGTGAAGGTCACGCGCTCGTATCCCTTCGCACAGATCAAGTACACGAAGGAGTGGCTGGATTTCAAATAG
- a CDS encoding NAD(P)H-dependent flavin oxidoreductase codes for MENRICSLFGIRYPIVAGGMIWCSGWRLAAAVSEAGGLGLIGSGSMTPDLLREHIRRCREATRKPFGVNVPLMYRYADQIIETVIEERVPVVFTSAGDPKSRTAQLHEAGCKVAHVVSSSKFARKSEEAGVDAVVAEGFEAGGHNGREETPTMVLTPHVRRAVRIPLLAAGGIATGRGMLAAFALGAEGVQLGTRFALTRESSASEEFKRLCLSLEEGGTTLALKKLAPTRLVRNDFCRAVEEAESRGATAEELSALLGRGRPKRGIFEGDLSEGELEIGQAASLLRDLPPAGEVVRQIVREYDEALPTLGRLGPL; via the coding sequence ATGGAAAACAGAATCTGTTCCCTGTTCGGAATCCGCTACCCCATCGTCGCGGGCGGCATGATCTGGTGCAGCGGCTGGCGGCTGGCCGCCGCCGTGAGCGAAGCGGGCGGCCTGGGGCTGATCGGCTCCGGCTCGATGACGCCCGACCTGCTGCGCGAACATATCCGCCGCTGCCGCGAAGCCACACGGAAACCCTTCGGCGTGAACGTCCCGCTCATGTACCGGTATGCCGACCAGATCATCGAAACGGTCATCGAGGAGCGCGTGCCGGTCGTCTTCACCTCGGCGGGCGACCCGAAGAGCCGGACGGCACAACTGCACGAAGCCGGCTGCAAGGTGGCGCACGTCGTGTCGAGCTCGAAATTCGCCCGCAAGAGCGAGGAGGCGGGCGTGGACGCCGTCGTGGCCGAAGGGTTCGAGGCCGGCGGACACAACGGCCGCGAGGAGACTCCGACGATGGTCCTCACGCCCCACGTGCGCCGGGCGGTGCGGATTCCGCTGCTGGCGGCGGGAGGCATCGCCACGGGACGGGGAATGCTGGCGGCTTTCGCCCTCGGGGCCGAAGGCGTGCAGTTGGGCACGCGGTTCGCACTGACCCGGGAAAGCTCGGCCAGCGAGGAGTTCAAGAGGCTGTGCCTCTCGCTCGAAGAGGGCGGCACGACACTGGCGCTGAAGAAGCTCGCCCCGACACGCCTGGTGCGCAACGACTTCTGCCGGGCCGTGGAGGAGGCCGAGAGCCGCGGCGCGACGGCCGAAGAGCTTTCGGCGCTGCTCGGGCGCGGCCGGCCGAAGCGGGGAATCTTCGAGGGCGACCTCTCGGAAGGTGAACTGGAGATCGGACAGGCAGCCTCGCTGCTCCGCGACCTGCCCCCGGCCGGGGAGGTCGTCCGGCAGATCGTCCGCGAATACGACGAGGCGCTGCCGACGCTCGGGCGGCTCGGCCCGCTCTGA
- the infB gene encoding translation initiation factor IF-2 — translation MGNERKLRLIQVAKEFNVGINTITDFLHKKGIKSDGSPNTLVDAETYAVLEKEFGSNRAAASARNSIRERISLKQTTITLEEAKKQEREEEKEVVIKSNVISVKDEIPQMKILGKIDLSPKPKPAPAPAPQPAPAKTEAPAPKAEAPAPAQPEKSAPAAPAAPAQAAPAPAREEPKAAAPATPAAAPAQPEAPEKTASASAPAAEAPKAEAPKEEAPKDNIFRPATVTLTGPQVLGTMDVSGFVPGGKHKRKRLQKEKVDVSKAQKGGSQGGGKQGQGGQGGNGGSRPGGGQDRNRGGQQNQPRPGEGRRNKNKNTPKPVVRPEVSDEEVSKQVKDTLARLTAKGAKTKAAKYRKEKREAVAERMSEEFERSEQERSTLKVTEFVTVSELATMMNVPPTEVITACMNLGLMVSINQRLDAEALVVVAEEFGYKVEFVSVEIQEAIADDHEDKEEDLVPRPPIVTVMGHVDHGKTSLLDNIRKTNVIEGEAGGITQHIGAYSVELNGQKITFLDTPGHEAFTAMRARGAKITDVAIIIVAADDNVMPQTIEAINHAQAAGVPMVFAINKIDKPNANPDHIKEQLSQMNYLVESWGGKYQDQEISAKKGLNLDKLLEKVLLEAEMLDLKANPNKKAVGTVIESTLDKGRGYVSTVLVQAGTLHVGDVILSGTFTGRVKAMFNENGKKVAEAGPSTPVQVLGLNGAPQAGDTFNVMEDDRSAREIANKREQLQRMQGIMTQKHVTLDEIGRRIAIGSFKELNIIVKGDVDGSVEAMSGSLIKLSKETVQVNVIHAAVGQISESDVLLAAASNAIIVGFQVRPSAAARKVAEKEEIEIRLYSIIYDAINDIKDAIEGMLEPVMKEEIVASVEVLEIFKISKVGTVAGCVVREGKLQRSTPIRVIRDGIVIYTGKLGSLKRFKDDVKEVASGQDCGLNIESFNDIRVGDIVEGYEQVEVKRK, via the coding sequence ATGGGTAATGAAAGAAAATTAAGGCTCATTCAGGTTGCCAAGGAGTTCAACGTGGGTATCAACACCATCACGGACTTCCTGCACAAGAAGGGCATCAAGAGCGACGGATCGCCCAATACGCTGGTCGATGCGGAGACTTATGCCGTTCTGGAGAAGGAGTTCGGGTCGAACCGCGCCGCCGCGAGCGCACGCAACTCGATCCGCGAACGCATCTCCCTGAAGCAGACGACCATCACACTCGAGGAGGCTAAGAAGCAGGAGCGCGAGGAGGAAAAGGAGGTCGTCATCAAAAGCAACGTGATCAGCGTGAAGGACGAGATCCCGCAGATGAAGATTCTCGGCAAGATCGACCTCTCGCCCAAACCCAAGCCCGCTCCGGCCCCGGCGCCCCAGCCCGCGCCCGCGAAGACGGAGGCTCCCGCCCCGAAGGCGGAGGCCCCCGCGCCGGCACAACCCGAGAAGAGCGCCCCGGCAGCGCCCGCGGCTCCGGCACAGGCTGCACCCGCTCCCGCACGGGAGGAGCCGAAAGCCGCGGCCCCGGCAACCCCGGCCGCCGCGCCGGCACAGCCCGAAGCCCCGGAGAAGACGGCTTCGGCCTCCGCTCCGGCAGCCGAAGCGCCCAAGGCCGAAGCGCCGAAGGAGGAGGCGCCGAAAGACAACATCTTCCGCCCGGCAACGGTGACCCTCACGGGTCCGCAGGTGCTCGGCACGATGGACGTGTCGGGCTTCGTCCCCGGCGGCAAACACAAGCGCAAACGCCTCCAGAAGGAGAAGGTGGACGTTTCGAAGGCCCAGAAAGGAGGCTCGCAGGGCGGCGGCAAGCAGGGTCAGGGCGGCCAGGGCGGCAACGGCGGCAGCCGTCCCGGCGGCGGGCAGGACCGCAACCGCGGCGGACAGCAGAACCAGCCCCGTCCGGGCGAAGGACGCCGCAACAAGAACAAGAACACGCCCAAACCGGTCGTCCGCCCCGAAGTGAGCGACGAAGAGGTTTCGAAGCAGGTGAAGGACACCCTGGCCCGTCTGACGGCCAAGGGCGCCAAGACCAAGGCGGCGAAATACCGCAAGGAGAAGCGCGAAGCCGTGGCCGAACGCATGAGCGAGGAGTTCGAACGTTCGGAACAGGAGCGTTCGACGCTCAAGGTCACCGAGTTCGTCACCGTGAGCGAGCTGGCCACGATGATGAACGTCCCGCCCACCGAAGTCATCACGGCCTGCATGAACCTCGGACTGATGGTGTCGATCAACCAGCGTCTCGACGCCGAGGCGCTCGTGGTCGTGGCCGAGGAGTTCGGCTACAAGGTCGAATTCGTTTCCGTGGAGATTCAGGAAGCCATCGCCGACGACCACGAGGACAAGGAGGAGGACCTCGTGCCGCGTCCGCCGATCGTGACGGTCATGGGACACGTGGACCACGGCAAGACCTCGCTGCTGGACAACATCCGCAAGACGAACGTCATCGAAGGCGAGGCGGGCGGCATCACGCAGCATATCGGCGCATACAGCGTCGAGCTGAACGGCCAGAAGATCACCTTCCTCGACACCCCGGGCCACGAGGCCTTCACGGCCATGCGCGCCCGCGGCGCGAAGATCACCGACGTGGCCATCATCATCGTGGCGGCCGACGACAACGTGATGCCGCAGACGATCGAGGCGATCAACCACGCGCAGGCCGCCGGCGTGCCGATGGTCTTCGCCATCAACAAGATCGACAAGCCCAACGCCAATCCCGACCACATCAAGGAGCAGCTCTCGCAGATGAACTACCTCGTGGAGTCGTGGGGCGGCAAATACCAGGACCAGGAGATTTCGGCCAAGAAGGGGCTGAACCTCGACAAGCTGCTCGAAAAGGTGCTGCTCGAGGCCGAGATGCTCGACCTGAAGGCCAACCCGAACAAAAAGGCCGTCGGCACGGTGATCGAATCGACGCTCGACAAGGGACGCGGCTACGTCTCGACGGTGCTGGTGCAGGCCGGCACGCTGCATGTCGGCGACGTGATCCTCTCGGGGACCTTCACCGGCCGTGTGAAGGCCATGTTCAACGAGAACGGCAAGAAGGTGGCCGAAGCGGGTCCCTCGACGCCCGTGCAGGTGCTGGGTCTCAACGGCGCCCCGCAGGCCGGCGACACGTTCAACGTGATGGAGGACGACCGCTCGGCGCGCGAGATCGCCAACAAGCGCGAGCAGTTGCAGCGCATGCAGGGCATCATGACCCAGAAGCACGTGACGCTCGACGAGATCGGACGCCGCATCGCCATCGGATCGTTCAAGGAGCTCAACATCATCGTCAAGGGCGACGTGGACGGCTCCGTGGAAGCCATGTCCGGATCGCTCATCAAGCTCTCGAAGGAGACCGTGCAGGTCAATGTCATCCACGCCGCCGTGGGCCAGATTTCGGAGTCCGACGTGCTGCTGGCCGCCGCCTCGAACGCCATCATCGTCGGCTTCCAGGTGCGTCCGTCGGCCGCTGCGCGCAAGGTGGCCGAGAAGGAGGAGATCGAAATCCGCCTCTACTCGATCATCTACGACGCCATCAACGACATCAAGGACGCCATCGAGGGCATGCTCGAACCGGTGATGAAGGAGGAGATCGTGGCTTCGGTCGAGGTGCTGGAGATCTTCAAGATCTCGAAGGTCGGAACCGTGGCGGGCTGCGTCGTGCGCGAAGGCAAGTTGCAGCGCTCGACCCCGATCCGCGTCATCCGCGACGGCATCGTGATCTACACGGGCAAGCTCGGCTCGCTCAAGCGGTTCAAGGACGACGTGAAGGAGGTGGCCTCGGGTCAGGACTGCGGTCTGAACATCGAATCGTTCAACGACATCCGCGTGGGCGACATCGTCGAAGGATACGAACAGGTGGAAGTCAAACGCAAATAA
- a CDS encoding potassium/proton antiporter — protein MINLSGENIVLVGALLLFVAVLAGKVAYRFGAPALLLFLGVGMLFGLDFISYRSVDITQFIGMMSLCVILFTGGMDTSFREIRPIIGPGVVLATAGVVMTALVLAGFVWLIAPWLGLEMPFALALLLASTMSSTDSASVFSILRSKKQGLKEHLRPLLELESGSNDPMAYMLTILLIGVLSNTSEHVGLGMSVVAFVVQMVVGALSGYLVGRLAVWTINRIGLANHSLYVVLLLAFVFFSFAFTDLVGGNGYLAVYLSGLVIGNHKLVQKRPLTVFFDGFTWLMQIVMFLTLGLFVNSDELLQPEVLILGCSVGFFLILVARPLSVFACLLPFRKFTARARLYISWVGLRGAVPILFAIYPMMDDVEYADLLFNVVFLSTIISLLVQGTTVSGMANLLGLAYEERESAFDVNMHEDMKSVLTEVEVNESMLESGHTLKDIVLPENTLVMMICRDGEYFVPQGKTELRLGDKLLVISDRGEELESTYREMGIDEVMKLG, from the coding sequence ATGATAAATTTAAGCGGAGAGAATATCGTGTTGGTGGGGGCGCTGCTGCTTTTCGTGGCGGTGCTGGCCGGTAAGGTGGCCTATCGTTTCGGGGCGCCGGCGTTGCTGCTCTTCCTCGGGGTGGGCATGTTGTTCGGACTGGATTTCATCTCCTACCGTTCGGTCGATATCACCCAGTTCATCGGCATGATGTCGCTGTGCGTCATTCTGTTCACAGGCGGCATGGACACCTCCTTCCGGGAGATCCGGCCGATCATCGGGCCGGGTGTCGTGCTGGCCACGGCGGGCGTGGTGATGACGGCCCTCGTCCTGGCGGGCTTCGTATGGCTCATCGCGCCGTGGCTGGGGCTGGAGATGCCCTTCGCGCTGGCGCTGCTGCTGGCCTCCACGATGTCCTCGACCGATTCGGCCTCGGTCTTTTCGATCCTGCGAAGCAAGAAGCAGGGGCTGAAGGAGCACCTGCGGCCGCTGCTCGAGCTGGAGAGCGGTTCGAACGATCCGATGGCCTACATGCTCACGATCCTGCTCATCGGTGTGCTGTCGAACACGTCGGAGCACGTCGGGCTGGGCATGTCGGTCGTGGCGTTCGTCGTGCAGATGGTCGTCGGAGCCCTCTCCGGCTACCTCGTCGGACGGCTGGCCGTGTGGACGATCAACCGCATCGGACTGGCGAACCACTCGCTCTACGTCGTGCTGCTGCTGGCCTTCGTCTTCTTCTCGTTCGCCTTCACGGATCTGGTGGGCGGCAACGGCTACCTGGCCGTCTATCTCTCGGGACTGGTCATCGGCAATCACAAACTGGTGCAGAAACGGCCCCTGACGGTCTTTTTCGACGGTTTCACGTGGCTCATGCAGATCGTGATGTTCCTCACGCTGGGACTGTTCGTCAATAGCGACGAACTGCTGCAACCCGAGGTGCTGATCCTCGGCTGCTCCGTGGGCTTCTTCCTCATCCTCGTCGCGCGGCCGTTGTCGGTCTTCGCCTGCCTGCTGCCGTTCCGGAAGTTCACGGCCCGGGCGCGGCTCTACATTTCGTGGGTGGGGCTCCGCGGCGCCGTGCCGATCCTCTTCGCCATCTATCCGATGATGGACGACGTCGAGTACGCCGACCTGCTGTTCAACGTGGTCTTCCTCTCGACGATCATCTCGCTGCTGGTGCAGGGCACGACCGTCAGCGGCATGGCCAACCTGCTGGGACTGGCCTACGAGGAGCGCGAATCGGCCTTCGACGTCAATATGCACGAGGACATGAAGTCGGTGCTGACCGAGGTCGAGGTCAATGAGAGCATGCTCGAGAGCGGGCATACGCTCAAGGACATCGTGCTGCCCGAGAATACGCTGGTCATGATGATCTGCCGCGACGGGGAGTATTTCGTGCCGCAGGGCAAGACCGAGCTGCGGCTGGGCGACAAGCTGCTGGTCATCTCGGACCGCGGCGAGGAGCTGGAATCGACCTACCGCGAAATGGGCATCGACGAGGTGATGAAACTCGGGTAG
- a CDS encoding bifunctional UDP-3-O-[3-hydroxymyristoyl] N-acetylglucosamine deacetylase/3-hydroxyacyl-ACP dehydratase, producing the protein MTTKQQTLKAPISFSGKGLHTGVKVTMTVNPAEAGTGIVFRRTDIEGQPLIPALCDYVVDTSRGTTIEAGGHRVSTIEHIMSALWTLGVDNALIDIDAPETPILDGSAREYAEAVTRTGLVDQEAERQFYHVTEKMVYTIPEKGTAIILYPDDEFSVSVHVDYNSKVIGNQYATFEPGDDYAGKISPCRTFVFLHELEPLMKMNLIKGGDLDNAIVVVENPVPDEQLEHLKKLFNKPDIEIKAGYLNNLELRCNNELARHKLLDLLGDFALLGVRIKGRVWATRPGHFANTEFMKQLKHAIRKAGEKPRFTYDCRKPALYDINAIRHMLPHRPPFLLVDRIFHRDDTDVAGIKNVTMNEPFFVGHFPEEPVMPGVLIVEAMAQCSGILVLGGVPDPENYSTYFMKIDGVKFKRKVVPGDTLQFEIHLLEPIRRGVAVVEGKAFVGESLACEAIMMAQVVKNKK; encoded by the coding sequence ATGACAACCAAACAACAAACGCTCAAGGCTCCGATCTCGTTCTCGGGCAAGGGCCTGCACACGGGCGTCAAAGTGACGATGACGGTCAATCCGGCCGAAGCCGGCACGGGCATCGTATTCCGCCGCACCGACATCGAGGGGCAGCCGCTCATCCCCGCCCTGTGCGACTACGTGGTGGACACCTCGCGCGGCACGACGATCGAGGCAGGAGGCCACCGCGTCAGCACCATCGAACATATCATGTCGGCGCTCTGGACGCTCGGCGTGGACAACGCCCTGATCGACATAGACGCCCCCGAGACGCCCATCCTCGACGGCTCGGCCCGCGAATACGCCGAGGCCGTCACCCGGACCGGACTGGTGGACCAGGAGGCCGAGCGGCAGTTCTACCACGTCACCGAGAAGATGGTTTACACGATCCCCGAGAAGGGCACGGCGATCATTCTCTACCCCGACGACGAATTTTCGGTGTCGGTGCACGTGGACTACAACTCGAAGGTCATCGGCAACCAATACGCCACCTTCGAGCCGGGCGACGACTACGCGGGAAAGATCTCGCCCTGCCGCACGTTCGTCTTCCTGCACGAACTCGAACCGCTGATGAAGATGAACCTCATCAAGGGAGGCGATCTGGACAACGCGATCGTCGTGGTCGAGAATCCCGTGCCGGACGAGCAGCTCGAACACCTCAAGAAGCTCTTCAACAAGCCCGACATCGAGATCAAGGCGGGCTACCTGAACAACCTCGAGCTGCGCTGCAACAACGAGCTGGCGCGCCACAAGCTCCTCGACCTGCTGGGCGACTTCGCGCTGCTGGGCGTGCGCATCAAGGGCCGCGTATGGGCCACCCGCCCGGGCCACTTCGCCAACACGGAGTTCATGAAACAGCTCAAGCACGCCATCCGCAAGGCCGGCGAGAAACCCCGCTTCACCTACGACTGCCGCAAGCCGGCGCTCTACGACATCAACGCCATCCGCCACATGCTGCCCCACCGCCCGCCGTTCCTGCTCGTGGACCGCATCTTCCACCGCGACGACACGGACGTGGCGGGCATCAAGAACGTGACGATGAACGAGCCGTTCTTCGTGGGCCACTTCCCCGAGGAGCCGGTCATGCCGGGCGTGCTCATCGTCGAGGCCATGGCGCAGTGCAGCGGCATCCTGGTCTTGGGCGGCGTTCCCGACCCGGAGAACTACTCGACCTACTTCATGAAGATCGACGGCGTGAAGTTCAAGCGCAAGGTCGTCCCGGGCGACACGCTGCAATTCGAAATTCACCTGCTGGAGCCCATCCGCCGCGGCGTGGCCGTGGTCGAGGGCAAAGCCTTCGTCGGCGAGTCGCTCGCCTGCGAGGCGATCATGATGGCGCAGGTCGTCAAGAACAAAAAGTAG
- the nusA gene encoding transcription termination factor NusA has protein sequence MDNLNLISNFAEFKELKNIDKPTMIGVLEDVFRHALQKQYETDENFDVIINPEKGDLEIWRNRTVVEDGAVENPNMQIAVSEVKAIDPTYEVGDEYADEIKLSSFGRRTVLSLRQNLASRILDLEKASLYEKYSEKVGEIVTGEVYQVWKREVLILDDEENELILPKAEQIPNDFYRKGDTIKAIVKSVEMNNNQPRIILSRTANQFLERLFEQEVPEIFDGLITIKKIVRIPGERAKVAVESYDERIDPVGACVGMKGSRIYSIVKELRNENIDVVNYTANTQLMIQRALNPAKISSITIDEEKKTASVYLKPDQVSLAIGKGGLNIRLSKMLTGYDIDVYREIEEEDVALTEFADEIDGWIIDALKSAGCDTAKSVLELPVEEIAARADLELEQAQKVVEILKAEFE, from the coding sequence ATGGACAACCTGAATTTGATCAGCAACTTTGCCGAGTTCAAAGAGCTGAAGAACATCGACAAACCGACGATGATCGGCGTATTGGAGGACGTCTTCCGCCACGCGCTTCAGAAACAGTACGAAACGGACGAGAATTTCGACGTCATCATCAACCCCGAGAAGGGCGACCTCGAAATCTGGCGCAACCGGACCGTCGTGGAGGACGGCGCCGTGGAGAATCCCAACATGCAGATCGCCGTGTCGGAGGTGAAGGCCATCGACCCGACCTACGAGGTCGGCGACGAATACGCCGACGAGATCAAGCTCTCGTCGTTCGGCCGCCGCACGGTGCTGTCGCTGCGGCAGAACCTCGCCTCGCGCATCCTCGATCTGGAGAAGGCCAGCCTCTACGAGAAGTACTCGGAGAAGGTCGGCGAGATCGTGACGGGCGAAGTCTATCAGGTCTGGAAGAGGGAGGTGCTCATCCTCGACGACGAGGAGAACGAGCTGATCCTTCCCAAGGCCGAGCAGATTCCCAACGACTTCTACCGCAAGGGCGACACGATCAAGGCCATCGTCAAGTCGGTCGAGATGAACAACAACCAGCCGCGCATCATTCTCTCGCGCACGGCCAACCAGTTCCTCGAGCGGTTGTTCGAACAGGAGGTTCCCGAGATCTTCGACGGCCTGATCACCATCAAGAAGATCGTCCGCATCCCCGGCGAACGCGCCAAGGTGGCCGTGGAATCCTACGACGAACGCATCGACCCGGTGGGCGCCTGCGTCGGCATGAAGGGCTCGCGCATCTACTCGATCGTCAAGGAGCTGCGCAACGAGAACATCGACGTGGTGAACTACACGGCCAACACGCAACTGATGATCCAGCGGGCGCTCAATCCCGCGAAGATCTCATCGATCACCATAGACGAGGAGAAGAAGACCGCCTCGGTTTACCTCAAGCCCGACCAGGTGTCGCTGGCCATCGGCAAGGGCGGCCTGAACATCCGCCTCTCGAAGATGCTCACGGGCTACGACATCGACGTCTATCGCGAGATCGAGGAGGAGGACGTGGCCCTCACGGAGTTCGCCGACGAGATCGACGGCTGGATCATCGACGCGCTGAAGAGCGCCGGCTGCGACACGGCCAAGAGCGTGCTGGAGCTGCCCGTCGAGGAGATCGCCGCCCGCGCCGACCTCGAACTGGAGCAGGCGCAGAAGGTCGTCGAGATTCTGAAGGCCGAGTTCGAATAA
- the lpxA gene encoding acyl-ACP--UDP-N-acetylglucosamine O-acyltransferase, whose product MISKLAYVHPEARLGADVTVEPFACIAADVVIGDGCWIGPGAVIHDGARLGRCCKVHTAASVSCLPQDLKFAGEKTVCEIGDHNDIREYVTISRGTASTGTTRIGSHNLLMAYTHIGHDCVVGSHCVIANRVSLAGEVHVGDWVVIGGHAAIHQWTHIGEHSMIQGGALLGQDLPPFVIVRNDTLRFAGINKIGLSRRGFTQERIAEIHDACRILFQSGLNYMAACDEVERIVPQSDERDSLVRFIRTSKRGVIKPYETRSREE is encoded by the coding sequence ATGATAAGCAAACTTGCCTACGTCCACCCCGAAGCCAGGCTCGGGGCCGACGTGACGGTGGAACCGTTCGCCTGCATCGCAGCCGACGTCGTGATCGGCGACGGCTGCTGGATCGGTCCCGGCGCCGTGATCCACGACGGAGCGCGCCTCGGCCGCTGCTGCAAGGTCCACACGGCCGCCTCGGTGTCGTGTCTGCCGCAGGACCTGAAGTTCGCCGGCGAGAAGACCGTGTGCGAGATCGGCGACCACAACGACATCCGCGAATACGTCACCATCAGCCGCGGCACGGCCTCCACGGGCACGACGCGCATAGGATCGCACAACCTGCTGATGGCCTACACCCACATCGGCCACGACTGCGTGGTGGGCAGCCACTGCGTCATCGCCAACCGCGTCTCGCTCGCGGGCGAGGTGCATGTCGGCGACTGGGTGGTCATCGGCGGCCACGCGGCCATCCACCAGTGGACCCACATCGGCGAACACTCGATGATCCAGGGCGGCGCGCTGCTCGGGCAGGACCTGCCGCCGTTCGTCATCGTGCGCAACGACACACTCCGTTTCGCCGGCATCAACAAGATCGGACTTTCGCGCCGCGGCTTCACGCAGGAGCGCATCGCCGAGATCCACGACGCCTGCCGCATCCTCTTCCAGAGCGGACTGAACTACATGGCCGCCTGCGACGAGGTCGAGCGCATCGTGCCGCAGAGCGACGAGCGCGACTCGCTCGTGCGGTTCATCCGCACCTCGAAACGCGGCGTCATCAAACCCTACGAGACGCGGAGCCGCGAGGAGTGA
- a CDS encoding energy transducer TonB — protein sequence MSSKEHEHTEDSGRSREAGDGAERTRPDAAADGVPGGARTSGRSRAGRSVPAGRGAASGENAGAAEGRPRRARLRLPFDNRREDAGEWAYDHRIGLCITLIAYLVLMIAFVSSKIVVGRRPHQQGMFIDLQSLAELEQERDRLAEEVRRRQQEGEEIDWRSIRNEVSNENALNEKLRDDRGTNAAALNDAAAEAEARMRANREAYEQGLAEERAIREGRRGREEGRHEDRKVKGRVTVSFSLKNPVRQSVDLSVPAYRCEGGGEVVVAIVVNRAGEVVSARVAEGGDDCMREAALHAARVSSFNIDSSAPARQQGTITYTFIPQ from the coding sequence ATGTCTTCGAAAGAGCACGAGCATACGGAGGACTCCGGAAGGAGCCGGGAAGCCGGGGACGGAGCGGAACGGACGCGGCCGGATGCGGCGGCGGACGGCGTGCCGGGCGGGGCCCGGACGTCGGGGCGTTCCCGTGCCGGCCGGAGCGTTCCGGCCGGGAGAGGCGCGGCCTCCGGAGAGAACGCCGGCGCGGCGGAAGGCCGTCCGCGCAGGGCACGTCTCCGCCTGCCGTTCGACAACCGCCGGGAGGATGCCGGAGAGTGGGCGTACGACCACCGTATCGGGTTGTGCATCACGCTGATCGCCTATCTGGTGCTGATGATCGCCTTCGTCTCGTCGAAGATCGTGGTGGGGCGCCGGCCCCACCAGCAGGGCATGTTCATCGACTTGCAGTCGCTCGCCGAACTGGAGCAGGAGCGCGACCGCCTCGCGGAGGAGGTGCGCCGCCGGCAGCAGGAGGGCGAGGAGATCGACTGGCGGAGTATCCGCAACGAGGTGTCGAACGAGAATGCGCTGAACGAGAAACTCCGGGACGACCGCGGCACGAACGCCGCGGCGCTGAACGATGCCGCCGCCGAGGCCGAGGCGCGCATGCGCGCCAACCGCGAAGCCTACGAACAGGGCCTGGCCGAGGAGCGGGCGATCCGTGAGGGCCGCCGGGGCCGGGAGGAGGGACGGCACGAGGACCGGAAGGTGAAGGGGCGCGTCACGGTCTCCTTCTCGCTGAAGAATCCCGTGCGGCAGTCGGTCGATCTGAGCGTGCCGGCCTACCGGTGCGAGGGGGGCGGCGAAGTGGTGGTGGCGATCGTGGTGAACCGCGCCGGCGAGGTGGTTTCGGCGCGCGTTGCGGAGGGCGGCGACGACTGCATGCGCGAAGCCGCCCTGCATGCCGCGCGCGTCTCGTCCTTCAATATCGACTCTTCGGCCCCGGCGCGTCAGCAGGGGACCATCACCTACACCTTCATTCCGCAGTGA